In Halanaeroarchaeum sp. HSR-CO, one DNA window encodes the following:
- a CDS encoding helix-turn-helix domain-containing protein, whose product MDSRPPTVDENPPLQTVLTSLTDEDSRRILESLNDPLSAREIAEVCDIPLSTTYRKLNVLSEASLVSERIDVSEPGKHTTRYKADFEKVTVKLNEDGEFQVDVATEIAGRDSVLSTRWQEITH is encoded by the coding sequence ATGGATTCGCGCCCGCCCACCGTAGATGAGAATCCGCCCTTGCAGACGGTGCTCACCTCACTGACGGACGAGGACAGTCGGCGGATTCTCGAGAGCCTGAACGATCCACTCTCTGCCAGGGAGATTGCGGAGGTGTGTGATATCCCGCTCTCGACGACGTATCGGAAGTTGAACGTCCTCTCGGAGGCATCGTTGGTGTCCGAACGGATCGACGTGAGCGAGCCGGGCAAACACACCACCCGATACAAGGCGGATTTCGAGAAGGTCACGGTGAAATTGAACGAGGACGGGGAGTTTCAGGTCGATGTCGCAACGGAGATAGCAGGCAGGGACTCCGTGTTGTCCACTCGATGGCAGGAGATAACCCATTGA
- a CDS encoding TMEM165/GDT1 family protein: MIGWEEVFIVAFTTQLAALPGEKVQFIIAGLATKYRPSVVVGAAGLAFGLWTVLEIWVGNAIRTVLPGVYLTAFTGGLFALFAIWLYRSAPRASAESSRSSGDAEDRVDELDLSLFGYEVPQYLGGFVPIFLLMAAGEFGDKTQLVTIGLAATYGAHPAIWFGEMAAIIPVSMANAAFFHSFSPKLDRRLAHLAGATLFAVFAIDSMLTVVAGFSLWETTVDAIASALLLLVG, translated from the coding sequence GTGATCGGTTGGGAAGAGGTCTTCATCGTCGCGTTTACCACTCAGCTCGCGGCACTCCCAGGCGAGAAGGTCCAGTTCATCATCGCCGGGCTTGCAACGAAGTATCGACCCTCCGTGGTCGTCGGTGCAGCAGGGTTGGCGTTCGGACTCTGGACCGTCCTCGAGATCTGGGTCGGCAACGCGATCAGGACGGTCCTCCCCGGTGTGTACCTCACGGCCTTCACCGGGGGGCTTTTCGCCCTGTTCGCCATCTGGCTCTATCGGTCGGCCCCACGGGCGTCAGCTGAATCCTCTCGATCGAGTGGCGATGCGGAGGACCGCGTCGACGAGCTCGACCTCTCGCTCTTTGGCTACGAGGTTCCGCAGTACCTCGGTGGATTCGTTCCGATCTTTCTCTTGATGGCCGCCGGCGAGTTCGGGGACAAGACCCAACTCGTGACCATCGGTCTCGCGGCTACCTACGGTGCCCATCCAGCTATCTGGTTCGGTGAGATGGCTGCGATCATCCCGGTTAGCATGGCGAACGCGGCCTTCTTCCACTCGTTCTCGCCGAAACTCGATCGGCGTCTCGCACACCTCGCCGGCGCGACGCTGTTCGCCGTGTTCGCAATCGATAGCATGCTGACCGTCGTCGCCGGGTTCTCGCTGTGGGAGACCACTGTCGATGCCATCGCCTCCGCCCTCCTGTTGCTGGTAGGCTAA
- a CDS encoding metal-dependent transcriptional regulator — translation MTSDVMEDYLKTIYSLQQDVGAPVRTSTIAEHLDVTPPTVSSMLSSLEERELIVREKYAGAELTDAGERKALEILRHHRLIESFLTEYLDYEWSEVHDEADVLEHHISESFERRVAEALDNPTVDPHGDPIPDAELSKPVTVDTDPLADHDAGETVVIARVRDRDVDELEYLADVGIVPGTTVTVIDVAPIGLYSLVHEEGRVQLPASIAEATHVFSEASVEPSEEVTRT, via the coding sequence ATGACCAGTGACGTTATGGAGGACTATCTCAAGACCATCTACTCCCTCCAGCAGGACGTCGGTGCCCCAGTGCGAACGTCAACTATTGCCGAGCACCTGGACGTGACCCCACCGACAGTATCGAGTATGCTCTCGTCGCTCGAAGAGCGTGAATTGATCGTTCGAGAGAAGTATGCGGGTGCGGAGTTGACCGATGCAGGTGAACGGAAAGCTCTCGAAATTCTCCGTCATCATCGACTGATCGAGTCGTTTCTCACCGAGTACCTCGACTACGAATGGTCCGAGGTTCACGACGAGGCCGACGTCCTCGAGCATCACATCAGTGAATCCTTCGAGCGACGCGTCGCGGAGGCACTCGATAATCCGACAGTGGATCCGCACGGGGACCCCATCCCCGATGCAGAACTGTCCAAACCCGTCACCGTCGACACCGATCCACTTGCCGACCACGACGCCGGTGAGACCGTCGTAATTGCTCGAGTCCGCGACCGGGACGTGGACGAACTCGAATATCTCGCCGACGTGGGCATCGTCCCAGGAACGACGGTCACGGTCATCGACGTCGCACCAATCGGATTGTACTCGCTTGTCCACGAGGAGGGACGTGTCCAGCTTCCCGCGTCCATCGCCGAAGCGACTCACGTATTCTCCGAAGCATCCGTGGAGCCCAGTGAGGAGGTGACCAGGACGTGA
- a CDS encoding Lrp/AsnC family transcriptional regulator, protein MPKAYVTIVTSAKMSPEVVDRLEAVDAVLEAHIVAGDFDIIAELDASETKDLLPVVTRRIQGIEGVGHTRTYIVLD, encoded by the coding sequence ATGCCCAAAGCCTACGTCACCATCGTCACCTCGGCGAAGATGTCTCCCGAGGTCGTCGACCGTCTCGAGGCGGTCGATGCGGTCCTCGAGGCCCACATCGTCGCCGGCGATTTCGACATCATCGCCGAACTCGACGCGAGTGAAACGAAGGACCTTCTCCCGGTCGTAACGAGACGTATCCAGGGGATAGAGGGTGTCGGTCATACCCGGACGTACATCGTCCTCGATTGA
- a CDS encoding type II secretion system F family protein, with product MSSTAESIDRGTDQIADLFYPLYEWAFSGKTDFVSDMDRKLAEARMNETVELFLSRAIGYGAVSGLVLWIIGTLLGYLLFATGIVHVGSLIGLPVPNETLFAALEFLKIPALVVVTGIVFGAIGFAIGFGGLVAIPYTRASSRKREINMLLPDAVSFMFALSTGGLNQLEILESMAKADDVYGEVALEFRSIVQETKYFDVDYRTAIRNRALETPSDELSQFLTDMLSIINSGGDMTNFLEDKKNRHMRTAKQEQETTLETLELFGEMYMTLSLFPLLLIIVIVIMSMLGQADQMILYATIYGLIPGVGVGFLVLVSTVKQDEPGDGYLRLANERNPGDKEPGLLDMGIVEDFVGEWSIFSRIKNREGTYKTAQLLRNPHHFFKDTPLFTLGLTVPTTLALLIAAFRAGVAPTSFAGMVDNPIYSTVLYAYLPLYVIGLPLAIFYEWNVYSRHLVIDKLSENLRKLSSANDTGLTLLEAMRTVADTSRGKLGEEFAQIHAKVNYGTSLNEALVEFNNKYHIPRLSRTVNLVSKAQEASSQISAVLTTAAQASENQDDIDRERKSRTRMQVVIIIMTYLTLLAVMAILKVSFLDVMAGLSTQTGGGGGAAAGGVSFGGSIDIQLLTMLFFHAVTIQGILAGFIAGYIRDARILSGVKFAIVLPTIALAVFAFI from the coding sequence ATGAGTTCGACGGCGGAGAGCATCGACCGGGGGACAGACCAGATCGCGGACCTGTTCTACCCGCTCTACGAATGGGCCTTCTCCGGCAAGACCGATTTCGTCTCGGATATGGATCGCAAACTGGCGGAGGCGCGGATGAACGAGACGGTCGAACTCTTCCTCTCACGTGCCATCGGGTACGGGGCCGTGAGTGGACTCGTCCTCTGGATCATCGGAACCCTGCTCGGCTACCTCCTCTTCGCCACGGGAATCGTCCACGTCGGTTCGCTCATCGGACTCCCAGTTCCCAACGAGACATTGTTCGCAGCCCTCGAATTTCTGAAGATACCGGCCCTCGTCGTGGTCACTGGCATCGTCTTCGGAGCCATCGGATTCGCCATCGGATTCGGTGGTCTCGTCGCGATTCCCTACACCCGGGCCTCGAGTCGAAAGCGGGAGATAAACATGCTCCTCCCCGACGCCGTCTCGTTCATGTTCGCGCTCTCCACGGGTGGGCTCAATCAACTCGAAATTCTCGAATCCATGGCGAAAGCGGACGACGTTTATGGAGAGGTCGCCCTCGAGTTCCGTTCTATCGTCCAGGAGACGAAGTACTTCGACGTGGACTACCGGACCGCCATCCGTAATCGCGCACTCGAGACTCCGAGTGACGAACTGAGCCAGTTCCTCACGGACATGCTCTCGATCATCAACTCCGGCGGGGACATGACGAACTTCCTGGAAGACAAGAAGAACCGCCACATGCGGACCGCGAAACAGGAGCAGGAGACCACCCTGGAAACCCTCGAGTTGTTCGGCGAGATGTATATGACCCTCTCGCTGTTTCCACTGTTGCTCATCATCGTCATCGTCATCATGAGCATGCTGGGACAGGCGGATCAGATGATCCTGTACGCGACCATTTACGGCTTGATCCCGGGCGTCGGCGTCGGTTTCCTCGTTCTGGTATCCACGGTCAAACAGGACGAACCGGGTGACGGCTATCTACGGTTGGCGAACGAACGCAATCCAGGTGACAAGGAACCGGGACTGCTCGACATGGGAATCGTCGAAGACTTCGTCGGCGAATGGTCCATCTTTTCGCGAATCAAGAATCGAGAGGGGACGTACAAGACGGCACAACTCCTCAGGAATCCGCACCACTTCTTCAAGGACACCCCGCTGTTCACCCTCGGGTTGACCGTACCGACCACTCTCGCCCTGCTCATCGCCGCCTTCCGTGCAGGTGTCGCCCCGACGTCGTTCGCGGGGATGGTCGACAACCCCATCTACAGTACCGTCCTCTACGCCTACCTCCCGCTCTACGTTATCGGCCTCCCGCTTGCCATCTTCTACGAATGGAACGTCTACTCGCGTCACCTCGTCATCGACAAACTGTCCGAGAACCTCAGGAAACTCTCGAGTGCGAACGACACGGGATTGACCCTTCTCGAAGCGATGCGGACCGTGGCCGACACGTCCAGAGGCAAACTCGGCGAGGAGTTCGCTCAGATCCACGCCAAAGTGAACTACGGTACGAGCCTCAACGAGGCACTCGTCGAGTTCAACAACAAGTATCACATCCCTCGGCTCTCTCGAACGGTGAACCTCGTGAGCAAGGCACAGGAAGCGTCGAGTCAGATATCCGCCGTCCTCACGACCGCCGCCCAGGCGTCCGAAAACCAGGACGATATCGACCGCGAACGGAAGTCACGGACCCGAATGCAGGTCGTCATCATCATCATGACCTACCTGACGCTGCTGGCCGTGATGGCCATCCTGAAGGTCAGCTTCCTCGACGTGATGGCGGGCCTCTCGACGCAAACCGGCGGTGGGGGCGGGGCGGCAGCCGGTGGCGTCTCGTTCGGAGGGTCCATCGATATCCAACTGCTCACCATGTTGTTCTTCCACGCCGTGACCATCCAGGGCATCCTCGCCGGGTTCATCGCGGGGTACATCCGCGACGCCAGGATTCTCTCCGGCGTCAAGTTCGCCATCGTGCTCCCAACCATCGCGCTGGCGGTATTCGCGTTCATCTAA
- the hemG gene encoding protoporphyrinogen oxidase, whose product MSSDVSGTRRPNVGVIGAGMSGLAATHYLTNRGADVTVFEASARPGGVVGSTTVDGRVIEFGPQRLRLSKPVETLVDEYELRDALRFGHDDQPLFAYYEGELRPMPLSVDTALRTDLLSWRGKARILAEPLTGPAKPDETVSEFLGRKFGTEAADRFMAPLYSGLYGTDPADMYVEYSLGRALEHVGIDGSILLYVAKRLLEGVETPPIVTFEDGLQTLPNAIYETHADDIHLDTPVTALERDGDGFTILTDDGGYSVDSVVVTTPAPTAASLLERIDGSVARTLDRFTYNPIGVVHLESGYDREGHGFHVIDDGFITNGSTWNHSMLDREGIYTSYVGSGDTDLLARDEKTIGEKAALEFESITGSSASPLSVEVLRPGMPAYDRSWAALDELSIPDGIAICSSYTSRAGIVGRIVDGKRTAETVL is encoded by the coding sequence ATATCGTCGGACGTATCCGGGACGCGTCGGCCGAACGTCGGTGTCATCGGCGCCGGTATGTCGGGACTCGCTGCGACACATTATCTGACAAATCGCGGCGCCGACGTTACGGTGTTCGAAGCATCGGCGCGCCCAGGCGGCGTGGTCGGATCGACGACGGTCGATGGACGGGTCATCGAGTTCGGTCCCCAGCGGTTGCGGTTGTCGAAACCCGTCGAAACGCTCGTCGATGAGTACGAGCTCCGCGACGCTCTCCGGTTCGGTCACGACGACCAGCCTCTGTTCGCCTACTACGAGGGCGAACTCCGACCGATGCCACTGTCGGTCGATACGGCGCTCCGCACCGATCTGCTGTCGTGGCGCGGGAAGGCCCGAATCCTCGCCGAGCCACTGACCGGACCGGCGAAACCCGACGAGACGGTGAGCGAGTTCCTCGGGCGGAAATTCGGAACTGAAGCTGCAGACCGGTTCATGGCCCCCCTGTACAGTGGTCTCTACGGCACCGATCCGGCGGATATGTACGTGGAATACTCGCTGGGTCGGGCCCTTGAGCACGTGGGTATCGACGGTAGCATTCTACTGTACGTCGCCAAACGTCTCCTCGAGGGTGTGGAGACACCGCCGATCGTCACCTTCGAGGACGGACTGCAGACACTCCCGAACGCCATCTACGAGACGCACGCAGACGACATCCATCTCGACACTCCCGTGACGGCACTCGAACGGGACGGGGACGGGTTCACCATCCTCACCGACGACGGCGGCTACAGCGTCGATTCGGTCGTCGTGACCACACCGGCGCCGACGGCTGCCTCGTTGCTGGAGCGTATCGATGGGTCGGTCGCGAGGACACTCGACCGGTTCACGTACAATCCCATCGGGGTGGTCCACCTCGAATCGGGGTACGACCGCGAAGGCCACGGCTTCCACGTCATCGACGACGGGTTCATCACCAACGGGAGTACGTGGAATCACAGTATGCTCGACCGAGAGGGCATCTACACGTCCTACGTCGGGAGCGGCGACACGGACCTCCTTGCACGAGACGAGAAGACGATCGGTGAGAAGGCGGCACTGGAGTTCGAGTCCATCACCGGTTCTTCGGCGAGTCCGCTCTCCGTCGAGGTCCTCCGGCCCGGAATGCCTGCATACGACCGATCGTGGGCGGCGCTGGACGAGCTCTCGATTCCGGATGGTATCGCGATCTGTTCGAGTTACACGAGTCGAGCCGGAATCGTCGGTCGGATCGTGGATGGGAAGCGAACCGCCGAGACGGTTTTGTGA
- a CDS encoding DUF302 domain-containing protein has product MTYTHRIERDGEFDEVVEATTEALEQEGFGVLTDVDIQSTMAEKLGEDMRQYRVLGACDPSVAHAGIDAEPELGALLPCNVVVQEMESGRIAVSTVDPTALVGLTGNRDLESAAEGVSARFDSVLEAIDE; this is encoded by the coding sequence ATGACGTACACACATCGAATCGAACGAGACGGCGAGTTCGACGAAGTTGTCGAGGCGACCACCGAGGCGTTGGAACAGGAGGGTTTCGGCGTCCTGACAGACGTCGACATCCAGTCGACGATGGCCGAGAAGCTAGGCGAAGACATGCGCCAGTACCGAGTTCTGGGTGCCTGTGACCCGAGCGTCGCGCACGCGGGCATCGATGCCGAACCCGAACTCGGAGCTCTCCTCCCGTGTAACGTGGTCGTCCAGGAGATGGAGAGCGGGCGAATTGCGGTCAGCACGGTCGATCCGACCGCGCTCGTTGGCCTCACCGGCAATCGGGACCTCGAATCTGCGGCCGAGGGGGTAAGTGCCCGATTCGATTCGGTGCTCGAGGCCATCGACGAGTAG
- a CDS encoding bifunctional 2-polyprenyl-6-hydroxyphenol methylase/3-demethylubiquinol 3-O-methyltransferase UbiG has translation MDASDVRARWASRTGEYSPRYYAYYGPDEVSEALESTLEEHVSQTASILELGCSSGRHLKYLHDHGYEDVAGVEINDEALDVMREEYPVLADRGTFFSDSIESVVESLADDAYDVVYSVQTLQHIHSEAEWVFDSLARITEQLLITVEIEGADRRDGDDVSVRDIDGLPITYRNWRDVFDDERFSQVHASDIGNNTMRVFARNGR, from the coding sequence GTGGATGCATCAGACGTCCGTGCACGGTGGGCATCACGTACCGGAGAGTACTCCCCCCGATACTACGCCTACTACGGCCCGGACGAAGTGAGCGAAGCCCTCGAATCGACCCTCGAAGAGCACGTTTCTCAGACCGCGTCGATACTCGAACTCGGGTGTAGTTCGGGCCGCCACCTCAAGTATCTCCACGACCACGGGTACGAGGACGTCGCCGGGGTCGAGATCAACGATGAGGCACTCGACGTAATGCGCGAAGAGTATCCGGTCCTCGCCGACCGTGGCACGTTCTTTTCTGACTCGATCGAATCGGTCGTCGAATCACTGGCGGACGACGCCTACGATGTCGTGTACTCCGTCCAGACACTGCAGCACATCCATTCCGAGGCCGAGTGGGTCTTCGACTCGCTCGCCCGGATCACGGAGCAGTTGCTGATCACCGTCGAAATAGAAGGCGCGGACCGCCGTGATGGCGATGACGTCAGCGTTCGCGACATCGATGGGCTTCCGATTACGTACCGGAACTGGCGAGACGTCTTCGACGACGAGAGGTTCTCGCAGGTCCACGCGAGTGATATTGGAAACAATACCATGCGAGTCTTCGCGCGGAACGGCCGATGA
- a CDS encoding PAS domain-containing sensor histidine kinase, translating into MGGAQTIAYVAGDGVALATSIERVSDDLTVRPLDSPGAITTSEISDLDYVLLEHTPSSLDAFENLDKLRDWGEEFPIVLLTREHDADVAARAVNAGFDGYVHWQDGARETASAVLDVLNSVEEKRSQTDRKRRLERYETIVEVSGDPVYTLDEDGIVTFANEALATMTGHDLDEIIGHHVSEMMKDEHVARGTALIKEILDAEDLSWGTFEMDVETVGGETLTCENHVALLPYEESFRGTVGILRDVTDRKRREAVLQEERDRLNAVFETIPEPIVHVRFEGEEPIVEDVNTSFVETFGMAVEDLNEQSINDVIVPESVLDEAKAIDASADTTDFVERTVQRKTVDGVRDFVLRATRFDVSDGDRESIVAYLDITEQKERERDLERQNERLDQFASVVSHDLRNPLNVASGRVELAREDCDSPHLSDVATALNRMEGLIQNLLTLAKYGDPVTDEVALSLESIARASWESVDTGAGATLEVAADWAFVGNHARVQSLFENLFRNAIDHCGDAVSVRVTPIDSGFAIEDDGPGLPDDDIDVFEGGVSTDPDGTGFGLHIVAEIVEAHGWTISTASGINGGARFEITGVETPS; encoded by the coding sequence ATGGGCGGGGCGCAAACGATCGCATACGTCGCCGGGGACGGTGTCGCCCTCGCAACATCGATCGAGAGGGTCAGTGACGATCTGACGGTACGCCCGCTGGATTCGCCAGGAGCAATTACGACGTCGGAGATATCGGACCTCGACTACGTTCTCCTCGAACATACTCCCTCCTCCCTCGACGCGTTCGAAAATCTCGACAAACTCCGTGACTGGGGGGAGGAGTTTCCGATCGTGCTTCTCACGCGAGAACACGATGCAGACGTCGCCGCCCGGGCCGTCAACGCTGGGTTCGACGGATACGTCCATTGGCAAGATGGGGCGCGAGAAACGGCGTCGGCCGTCCTCGACGTCCTGAATTCCGTGGAGGAGAAGCGTTCGCAGACCGATCGGAAACGAAGACTTGAACGCTACGAGACCATCGTCGAGGTATCGGGGGATCCGGTGTACACGCTCGATGAGGACGGCATCGTCACCTTCGCGAACGAAGCACTGGCGACCATGACGGGTCACGACCTGGACGAGATCATCGGTCACCACGTCTCGGAGATGATGAAAGACGAGCACGTCGCACGGGGTACCGCACTCATCAAAGAGATACTCGACGCAGAAGACCTCTCCTGGGGCACCTTCGAGATGGACGTAGAGACGGTGGGGGGCGAGACCCTGACGTGCGAGAATCACGTTGCCCTCCTGCCGTACGAGGAGTCGTTCAGAGGAACGGTCGGCATTCTTCGTGACGTGACCGATCGCAAGCGTCGAGAAGCGGTGCTCCAAGAGGAGCGTGACCGTCTGAACGCGGTCTTCGAGACCATTCCGGAACCCATCGTTCACGTCCGGTTCGAGGGAGAAGAGCCGATCGTCGAGGACGTCAACACGTCGTTCGTCGAGACGTTCGGGATGGCTGTCGAGGACCTGAACGAACAGTCGATCAACGACGTCATCGTTCCGGAATCCGTTCTCGATGAGGCCAAGGCCATCGACGCGTCAGCCGATACGACCGATTTCGTCGAACGAACGGTACAGCGGAAGACGGTCGATGGAGTCCGGGACTTCGTCCTCCGTGCAACGAGATTCGACGTCAGCGACGGCGATCGGGAGTCGATCGTCGCGTATCTCGACATCACCGAGCAGAAAGAGCGTGAGCGCGATCTGGAACGGCAGAACGAACGACTCGACCAATTCGCCAGCGTCGTCTCGCACGACCTGCGGAATCCATTGAACGTGGCATCGGGACGGGTCGAACTGGCCCGGGAGGACTGTGACTCACCTCACCTCTCGGACGTCGCGACCGCCCTGAACCGGATGGAGGGATTGATACAGAACCTGCTCACACTCGCGAAATACGGTGATCCAGTCACCGACGAGGTGGCATTGAGCCTCGAGTCCATCGCTCGAGCGAGCTGGGAGAGCGTCGACACGGGTGCGGGGGCGACACTCGAGGTGGCCGCTGACTGGGCGTTCGTCGGTAATCACGCCCGCGTGCAGAGTCTCTTCGAGAACCTCTTTCGAAACGCGATCGATCACTGTGGCGACGCCGTCTCCGTCCGGGTGACACCGATAGATAGTGGGTTCGCGATCGAGGACGACGGACCGGGGTTACCGGACGACGATATCGACGTGTTCGAAGGCGGAGTGTCGACCGACCCCGACGGGACGGGCTTCGGGTTGCATATCGTGGCCGAGATCGTCGAGGCACATGGATGGACGATCTCGACGGCGAGCGGGATCAACGGGGGAGCCCGGTTCGAGATAACCGGTGTCGAAACCCCTTCGTAA
- a CDS encoding TRAM domain-containing protein, with translation MSGDFVDSIACLYSATVTESDGSYVVEVPEREIKLGDVDPESTVRVAILRDDSDDTATPQPSPSASRQPAEHPEPPVEEGDVREVTIESTGDQGDGIAKVDRGFVVIVPGARPGDDVTVEIESVQPNYAVANVVGDESAATW, from the coding sequence ATGTCTGGTGATTTTGTCGACTCGATTGCGTGTCTGTACTCCGCGACCGTGACCGAATCGGACGGTTCCTACGTTGTAGAGGTCCCAGAACGGGAGATTAAACTCGGCGATGTCGATCCCGAAAGTACGGTTCGTGTGGCGATACTTCGAGACGATTCGGACGATACTGCGACGCCACAACCATCTCCTTCGGCGTCCCGGCAACCGGCAGAGCACCCGGAACCGCCGGTGGAAGAAGGGGATGTGCGTGAGGTGACCATCGAGAGCACCGGTGATCAGGGAGATGGCATCGCGAAGGTCGACCGTGGATTCGTCGTCATCGTCCCCGGGGCGAGACCTGGCGACGACGTGACGGTGGAGATAGAGTCGGTGCAGCCGAACTACGCCGTTGCCAACGTGGTCGGAGACGAATCCGCCGCCACCTGGTGA